From a region of the Tachysurus fulvidraco isolate hzauxx_2018 chromosome 5, HZAU_PFXX_2.0, whole genome shotgun sequence genome:
- the polg2 gene encoding DNA polymerase subunit gamma-2, mitochondrial isoform X2, whose amino-acid sequence MLTYCIRKRLFVSSRVNSNISPLLELLQFYKHFSKSSDGGGGGGGGGSDPTSGMIQLFQRRFFIPPEDNHAVSLLRGRSCAYGPLGVDIKRNLLEQWWSSVVRSRPQVFGISTLYGVGDNGAGDVEDLFKQTDLTKEQLGVRVCELLRQRKPFRTSLLQGALAQYIPSLELMNRKLPFGLAETGLCYQPEDDRTDTIGCSAEVTEASLVWFCSPRTSSQWLDYWTRQRLQWWRKFALGPSDFNVCDVQDDELIDGASRGAKVLYKFPWGTETLETLWMLGDAELLKSHLGNRDKLQCRDGKKVVVPHVLSLSANMDRGTLAVLLNSLQDIQKVDSKQRLHQRMVLKLHPTLAPVKVALDMGKGSTSELRQMPQENQQSPDL is encoded by the exons ATGCTCACTTACTGTATCAGAAAGCGACTTTTTGTTTCCAGTCGTGTGAATTCGAACATTTCTCCCCTTCTTGAGCTGCTGCAGTTCTATAAACACTTCAGTAAGAGCAgcgatggaggaggaggaggaggaggaggaggatctGATCCAACCAGTGGCATGATACAGCTGTTCCAGCGGCGGTTCTTTATCCCTCCAGAAGACAATCATGCTGTGTCTTTACTCAGAGGCCGATCCTGTGCGTATGGACCCTTAGGAGTGGATATCAAGAGGAACCTGCTGGAGCAGTGGTGGTCTTCTGTGGTTAGATCAAGACCTCAGGTGTTTGGGATAAGTACCCTTTATGGGGTAGGAGACAATGGTGCAGGAGACGTTGAGGATCTGTTCAAACAAACGGATTTGACTAAAGAGCAGCTgggtgtaagagtgtgtgagctTCTTAGACAGAGGAAACCTTTTAGGACCAGTCTCCTACAAG GTGCTTTGGCACAGTACATCCCGTCCCTGGAGCTCATGAACAGGAAGCTGCCGTTTGGTCTGGCTGAAACGGGTCTGTGTTACCAGCCTGAGGACGACCGCACTGATACAATCGGTTG CTCTGCAGAGGTGACCGAGGCGTCGCTGGTTTGGTTCTGTTCCCCCCGGACGTCCTCGCAGTGGCTCGACTACTGGACACGACAGAGACTACAGTGGTGGAGAAAG TTTGCTTTAGGTCCATCTGATTTCAACGTGTGTGACGTTCAGGATGACGAGCTAATCGACGGCGCGTCCCGTGGAGCGAAGGTGCTCTATAAGTTCCCCTGGGGCACAGAGACACTGGAAACACTGTGGATGCTCGGCGATGCAGAGCTGCTCAAGAGCCACCTGGGCAACCGAGATAAACTACAA TGCAGAGACGGGAAGAAGGTTGTAGTGCCTCACGTCCTCTCTCTCAGTGCAAATATGGACAGGGGAACCCTGGCTGTTCTTTTGAACTCCTTACAAGACATCCAGAAAGTGGACAGCAAGCAGAGACTTCATCAGAGAATG GTTTTGAAGCTACATCCTACTTTAGCTCCTGTTAAAGTAGCACTGGACATGGGCAAAGGTTCCACCTCTGAGCTCAGACAG ATGCCCCAAGAAaaccaacagagtcctgacttatAA
- the polg2 gene encoding DNA polymerase subunit gamma-2, mitochondrial isoform X1: protein MLTYCIRKRLFVSSRVNSNISPLLELLQFYKHFSKSSDGGGGGGGGGSDPTSGMIQLFQRRFFIPPEDNHAVSLLRGRSCAYGPLGVDIKRNLLEQWWSSVVRSRPQVFGISTLYGVGDNGAGDVEDLFKQTDLTKEQLGVRVCELLRQRKPFRTSLLQGALAQYIPSLELMNRKLPFGLAETGLCYQPEDDRTDTIGCSAEVTEASLVWFCSPRTSSQWLDYWTRQRLQWWRKFALGPSDFNVCDVQDDELIDGASRGAKVLYKFPWGTETLETLWMLGDAELLKSHLGNRDKLQCRDGKKVVVPHVLSLSANMDRGTLAVLLNSLQDIQKVDSKQRLHQRMVLKLHPTLAPVKVALDMGKGSTSELRQVCEGLLHQLLEVGISAWPGYMDTMQSSMDKLHTKYDEMGVLFTVMVGENTLENGLLLIRNRDTTVRETMHISEIREFILKYISKAENI from the exons ATGCTCACTTACTGTATCAGAAAGCGACTTTTTGTTTCCAGTCGTGTGAATTCGAACATTTCTCCCCTTCTTGAGCTGCTGCAGTTCTATAAACACTTCAGTAAGAGCAgcgatggaggaggaggaggaggaggaggaggatctGATCCAACCAGTGGCATGATACAGCTGTTCCAGCGGCGGTTCTTTATCCCTCCAGAAGACAATCATGCTGTGTCTTTACTCAGAGGCCGATCCTGTGCGTATGGACCCTTAGGAGTGGATATCAAGAGGAACCTGCTGGAGCAGTGGTGGTCTTCTGTGGTTAGATCAAGACCTCAGGTGTTTGGGATAAGTACCCTTTATGGGGTAGGAGACAATGGTGCAGGAGACGTTGAGGATCTGTTCAAACAAACGGATTTGACTAAAGAGCAGCTgggtgtaagagtgtgtgagctTCTTAGACAGAGGAAACCTTTTAGGACCAGTCTCCTACAAG GTGCTTTGGCACAGTACATCCCGTCCCTGGAGCTCATGAACAGGAAGCTGCCGTTTGGTCTGGCTGAAACGGGTCTGTGTTACCAGCCTGAGGACGACCGCACTGATACAATCGGTTG CTCTGCAGAGGTGACCGAGGCGTCGCTGGTTTGGTTCTGTTCCCCCCGGACGTCCTCGCAGTGGCTCGACTACTGGACACGACAGAGACTACAGTGGTGGAGAAAG TTTGCTTTAGGTCCATCTGATTTCAACGTGTGTGACGTTCAGGATGACGAGCTAATCGACGGCGCGTCCCGTGGAGCGAAGGTGCTCTATAAGTTCCCCTGGGGCACAGAGACACTGGAAACACTGTGGATGCTCGGCGATGCAGAGCTGCTCAAGAGCCACCTGGGCAACCGAGATAAACTACAA TGCAGAGACGGGAAGAAGGTTGTAGTGCCTCACGTCCTCTCTCTCAGTGCAAATATGGACAGGGGAACCCTGGCTGTTCTTTTGAACTCCTTACAAGACATCCAGAAAGTGGACAGCAAGCAGAGACTTCATCAGAGAATG GTTTTGAAGCTACATCCTACTTTAGCTCCTGTTAAAGTAGCACTGGACATGGGCAAAGGTTCCACCTCTGAGCTCAGACAG gtgtgtgagggtctgcttCACCAACTCCTAGAAGTGGGAATCAGTGCATGGCCTGGATACATGGACACCATGCAGTCCTCCATGGACAAACTACACACCAA GTATGACGAGATGGGCGTGCTGTTTACGGTGATGGTCGGAGAGAACACCCTGGAGAACGGGCTACTGTTGATCCGCAACCGTGATACCACCGTCAGGGAGACCATGCACATCTCTGAGATCCGAGAGTTTATTCTCAAATACATATCGAAGGCTGAAAACATCTGA